Proteins from one Juglans microcarpa x Juglans regia isolate MS1-56 chromosome 1S, Jm3101_v1.0, whole genome shotgun sequence genomic window:
- the LOC121246107 gene encoding aspartic proteinase-like: MAIKFLTVLCILASICSLAIPSSSNGLVRIPLKKERLNLNNIKAARIAGKQGKYATQSDFHNLGGSATDVVSLKNCLDAQYYGEIGIGSPPQKFNVIFDTGSSNLWVPSSYHNFLMDSYVHSRYNACQSSTHMEIGKNCNIHYGFGSISGLLSKDNVQVGDLAVKDQVLIEATNERGVPRVQTKFDGILGLGFPENSAGNAMPVWHNMVQQGLLSQKIFSLWLNQHPEKSEGGEIIFGGVDYKHFKGEHTYVPVTQKGHWQIGLEDFLIANHSTGLCVVGCAAIMDSGTSFIAGPKAMVAKINHAMGAKRFKSMECKKVLSQYGDMMWNLLLSGLQPDKVCSSIGLCYNNGSRHVLSKIIETKVLHKSGKKLAIGEDLQCAACEMTAIWIQTLLRQNKTKVKIFEYLNKLCDNLNPVGESAVNCDNIRNLPHISFILGNKSFHLTPEQYILKVIQGSSSFCISGFIPLDARPPQRDPLWILGGIFMEAYHTVFDFGYHRVGFAEAA, translated from the exons ATGGCTATTAAGTTCTTGACGGTTCTCTGCATATTGGCTTCAATATGTTCCTTGGCTATTCCTTCTTCCTCCAATGGATTAGTGAGAATCCCATTAAAGAAAGAACGTTTGaatcttaataatataaaagCGGCCAGAATAGCTGGGAAACAGGGAAAATATGCTACACAGAGCGATTTTCATAATCTAGGTGGTTCAGCAACAGATGTTGTCTCATTGAAGAACTGTTTGGATGCTCAGTATTATGGAGAGATTGGAATTGGTTCACCACCACAAAAGTTCAATGTCATCTTTGATACGGGCAGTTCAAACCTTTGGGTTCCATCTTCATACCATAACTTTTTA ATGGATAGCTATGTCCATTCTAGGTACAATGCTTGCCAATCCAGTACACATATGGAGATTG gtaaaaattgtaatatccATTATGGTTTTggatcaatttcgggtcttctTAGCAAAGATAATGTACAAGTTGGAGACCTTGCTGTCAAAGATCAA GTACTCATTGAGGCTACGAATGAGCGAGGTGTTCCTAGGGTACAGACAAAGTTTGATGGGATACTTGGACTTGGGTTTCCAGAAAATTCTGCAGGGAATGCTATGCCAGTTTG GCACAACATGGTACAACAAGGCCTGTTAAGCCAGAAAATCTTTTCCTTATGGTTGAATCAGCATCCAGAGAAAAGTGAGGGAGGTGAGATCATCTTTGGTGGTGTTGATTACAAGCACTTCAAGGGTGAGCATACCTATGTTCCGGTTACTCAAAAGGGTCACTGGCAG ATTGGGTTGGAAGATTTTCTTATTGCAAACCATTCCACAG GTTTGTGTGTGGTTGGCTGTGCTGCTATAATGGATTCAGGCACATCCTTCATCGCTGGACCGAAA GCTATGGTCGCTAAAATCAACCATGCCATGGGAGCAAAAAGATTCAAGAGCATGGAATGTAAAAAAGTTCTTTCCCAATATGGAGATATGATGTGGAATCTCTTGCTGTCAGGG CTACAGCCTGACAAAGTGTGTTCAAGTATTGGACTGTGTTATAATAATGGGTCTCGGCATGTACTGAG CAAGATTATTGAAACAAAGGTTTTGCATAAGAGTGGGAAGAAATTGGCAATTGGTGAGGATCTTCAATGTGCTGCCTGTGAGATGACTGCTATATGGATCCAAACCCTTCTCAGACAAAACAAGaccaaagtcaaaatatttgaatatttaaacaAG CTGTGTGACAACTTGAATCCAGTGGGAGAATCAGCTGTCAATTGTGACAACATTCGAAACTTGCCACACATTTCATTCATCCTTGGGAATAAATCCTTCCACCTGACACCTGAACAA TATATCCTGAAGGTTATACAAGGATCTTCTTCCTTCTGCATCAGTGGCTTTATTCCTTTAGATGCTCGGCCTCCTCAACGAGATCCGCTCTG GATTCTTGGAGGAATTTTCATGGAAGCATATCACACAGTGTTTGATTTTGGCTATCATCGAGTAGGATTTGCAGAAGCTGCTTAG